The following coding sequences lie in one Salvelinus namaycush isolate Seneca unplaced genomic scaffold, SaNama_1.0 Scaffold11, whole genome shotgun sequence genomic window:
- the LOC120035706 gene encoding tripartite motif-containing protein 16-like isoform X2, which produces MAQQGVLLDQDQFCCSVCVDLLKEPVTIPCGHSYCRSCIEDCWDQDVLKGVYSCPQCRETFTPRPTLRKNNMLAELVEKLRKTGLQAAPPPALCYGGPADVACDVCTGTKKRKALMSCLPCLASYCETHLQSHYESPALKKHKLVKATAQLQEKICSHHDKLLEVYCRTDQQCICMLCTMDEHKGHDTVSAAAERTEKQRQLGMSQQKVQQRFQEREKELKELQQAVESFKYFGDVIKTVSELREKLEDFLKGEWTKISTTVNIVDVVLPPEPKTREQLLQYSCQLTLDPNTAGTLLSLSEGNRKVTCTDQVQPYPDHPDRFTNRCQVLCREGLSGRCYWEVEWTGYVVTAVSYKDISRTETGNIFGFNNKSWSLKCSRGDYCFRHNNVVSKVSGPQSSRVGVYLDHKAGTLSFYSVSDTMTLLHRVQTTFTQTLYFGFCLDGTADLVKL; this is translated from the exons ATGGCTCAGCAGGGAGTTCTGCTGGACCAGGAccagttctgttgttctgtctgtGTGGATCTACTGAAGGAGCCGGTCACCATCCCCTGTGGACACAGTTACTGTAGGAGCTGTATTGAGGACTGCTGGGATCAGGATGTTCTGAAAGGGGTCTATAGCTGTCCTCAGTGCAGAGAGACCTTCACTCCAAGGCCAACTCTGAGGAAAAATAACATGTTGGCTGAGCTGGTGGAGAAACTGAGAAAGACAGGACTCCAGGCTGCTCCCCCACCTGCTCTGTGCTATGGTGGACCTGCAGATGTGGCGTGTGATGTCTGCACTGGGACCAAAAAGCGGAAAGCCCTCATGTCCTGTCTGCCGTGTCTGGCCTCTTATTGTGAGACTCACCTCCAATCTCACTATGAATCTCCTGCTTTGAAGAAGCACAAGCTGGTCAAAGCCACCGCACAACTACAGGAGAAGATCTGCTCTCATCATGACAAACTGCTGGAAGTTTACTGTCGTACCGATCAGCAGTGTATCTGTATGCTGTGTACAatggatgaacataaaggccatgatacagtgtcagctgcagcagagaggactgAGAAACAG AGGCAGCTGGGGATGAGTCAGCAGAAGGTCCAGCAGAGattccaggagagagagaaggagctgaaggagctccaacaggctgtggagtctttcaag TACTTTGGAGATGTGATTAAGACTGTgtctgaactgagagagaaactagaagacttccttaaaggagaatggaccaagatctccactacag tgaatatagtggatgttgtactgcctccagagcccaagaccagagaacagttgttacaat attcctgtcagctcacactggacccaaacacagcaggtacactcctctctctgtctgaagggaACAGAAAGGTGACCTGTACAGACCAAGTCCAACCATATcctgaccatccagacagattCACCAACCGGTGTCAGgttctgtgtagagagggtctgtctggacgctgttactgggaggtggagTGGACTGGTTATGTTGTTACAGCAGTCTCATATAAAGACATCAGCAGAACAGAGACAGGTAATATATTTGGATTCAATAACAAGTCCTGGAGTTTAAAGTGCTCTAGAGGTGATTATTGTTTCAGACACAATAATGTTGTGTCTAAAGTATCAGGTCCTCAGTcctccagagtaggagtgtacctggatcacaaggcaggtactctgtccttctacagtgtCTCTGACACAATGACCCTCCTCCACAGAGTCCAGACCACATTCACTCAGACCCTGTATTTTGGGTTTTGTCTCGATGGTACTGCTGatctggttaaactgtag
- the LOC120035706 gene encoding E3 ubiquitin-protein ligase TRIM16-like isoform X1, whose product MAQQGVLLDQDQFCCSVCVDLLKEPVTIPCGHSYCRSCIEDCWDQDVLKGVYSCPQCRETFTPRPTLRKNNMLAELVEKLRKTGLQAAPPPALCYGGPADVACDVCTGTKKRKALMSCLPCLASYCETHLQSHYESPALKKHKLVKATAQLQEKICSHHDKLLEVYCRTDQQCICMLCTMDEHKGHDTVSAAAERTEKQRQLGMSQQKVQQRFQEREKELKELQQAVESFKHSAQAAVEDSDQIFTELIRSIERRSSEVKELIRDQEKAQVSQAEGLLEQLKQEIAELRKRSTELEQLSHTEDHIHFLQSYQSLSSISVSSDLPSIVVRPLQYFGDVIKTVSELREKLEDFLKGEWTKISTTVNIVDVVLPPEPKTREQLLQYSCQLTLDPNTAGTLLSLSEGNRKVTCTDQVQPYPDHPDRFTNRCQVLCREGLSGRCYWEVEWTGYVVTAVSYKDISRTETGNIFGFNNKSWSLKCSRGDYCFRHNNVVSKVSGPQSSRVGVYLDHKAGTLSFYSVSDTMTLLHRVQTTFTQTLYFGFCLDGTADLVKL is encoded by the exons ATGGCTCAGCAGGGAGTTCTGCTGGACCAGGAccagttctgttgttctgtctgtGTGGATCTACTGAAGGAGCCGGTCACCATCCCCTGTGGACACAGTTACTGTAGGAGCTGTATTGAGGACTGCTGGGATCAGGATGTTCTGAAAGGGGTCTATAGCTGTCCTCAGTGCAGAGAGACCTTCACTCCAAGGCCAACTCTGAGGAAAAATAACATGTTGGCTGAGCTGGTGGAGAAACTGAGAAAGACAGGACTCCAGGCTGCTCCCCCACCTGCTCTGTGCTATGGTGGACCTGCAGATGTGGCGTGTGATGTCTGCACTGGGACCAAAAAGCGGAAAGCCCTCATGTCCTGTCTGCCGTGTCTGGCCTCTTATTGTGAGACTCACCTCCAATCTCACTATGAATCTCCTGCTTTGAAGAAGCACAAGCTGGTCAAAGCCACCGCACAACTACAGGAGAAGATCTGCTCTCATCATGACAAACTGCTGGAAGTTTACTGTCGTACCGATCAGCAGTGTATCTGTATGCTGTGTACAatggatgaacataaaggccatgatacagtgtcagctgcagcagagaggactgAGAAACAG AGGCAGCTGGGGATGAGTCAGCAGAAGGTCCAGCAGAGattccaggagagagagaaggagctgaaggagctccaacaggctgtggagtctttcaag cactctgcacaggcagcagtggaggacagtgatcagatctttactgagctgatccgctccattgagagaaggagctctgaggtgaaggagctgatcagagaccaagagaaggctcaagtgagtcaagctgaaggactcctggagcaactgaagcaggaaatagctgagctgaggaagagaagcactgagctggagcagctctcacacacagaggatcACATCCATTTCCTCCAG agttatcagtctctctccagtatcAGTGTATCTTCAGACTTACCTAGCATCGTTGTCCGTCCTCTTCAGTACTTTGGAGATGTGATTAAGACTGTgtctgaactgagagagaaactagaagacttccttaaaggagaatggaccaagatctccactacag tgaatatagtggatgttgtactgcctccagagcccaagaccagagaacagttgttacaat attcctgtcagctcacactggacccaaacacagcaggtacactcctctctctgtctgaagggaACAGAAAGGTGACCTGTACAGACCAAGTCCAACCATATcctgaccatccagacagattCACCAACCGGTGTCAGgttctgtgtagagagggtctgtctggacgctgttactgggaggtggagTGGACTGGTTATGTTGTTACAGCAGTCTCATATAAAGACATCAGCAGAACAGAGACAGGTAATATATTTGGATTCAATAACAAGTCCTGGAGTTTAAAGTGCTCTAGAGGTGATTATTGTTTCAGACACAATAATGTTGTGTCTAAAGTATCAGGTCCTCAGTcctccagagtaggagtgtacctggatcacaaggcaggtactctgtccttctacagtgtCTCTGACACAATGACCCTCCTCCACAGAGTCCAGACCACATTCACTCAGACCCTGTATTTTGGGTTTTGTCTCGATGGTACTGCTGatctggttaaactgtag
- the LOC120035718 gene encoding DNA damage-binding protein 2-like produces MDCSKLLTTDQYDQIRVYSSSDWSTPQQIIRHPHRQFQHLTPIKASWHPLYDLMVVGRYPDERVCPGALRTIDIYDANTGELACQLLDPNAPGIISVNKFNPMGDVLGSGMGVNILVWNRGETSAGKQQRGELQQEAGVQVGRGQRRRRGETRRGEDEDDIGKLKKKLSSSSVTRTRTSRDKQHNSQTQKGPNK; encoded by the exons ATGGACTGCTCCAAGCTCCTGACCACGGACCAGTATGACCAGATCAGGGTGTACTCCTCTTCTGATTGGTCAACTCCTCAGCAGATTATCCGGCACCCACACAGGCAGTTTCAGCACCTCACACCTATCAAG GCCTCGTGGCACCCTCTGTACGACCTGATGGTGGTTGGACGGTACCCTGACGAGAGGGTGTGTCCAGGTGCCCTGAGGACCATCGATATCTATGATGCCAACACAGGAGAGCTGGCATGCCAACTACTGGACCCCAACGCCCCTGGCATCATATCT GTCAACAAGTTCAATCCAATGGGAGATGTTTTAGGATCTGGAATGG GAGTGAACATCCTAGTGTGGAACAGAGGTGAGACATCGGCTGGTAAGCAGCAGAGAGGAGAGCTACAACAGGAAGCAGGAGTCCAGGTTGGCAGAGGCCagcggaggagaagaggggagactcGGAGGGGGGAGGATGAGGACGACATTGGGAAGCTGAAGAAGAAGCTGTCTTCCTCCTCGGTGACCAGAACCAGAACATCCAGGGACAAACAGCACAACAGCCAGACACAGAAGGGTCCAAATAAATAA